From Peromyscus maniculatus bairdii isolate BWxNUB_F1_BW_parent chromosome 8, HU_Pman_BW_mat_3.1, whole genome shotgun sequence, a single genomic window includes:
- the LOC102913466 gene encoding myosin-3 has protein sequence MSSDSEMEVFGIAAPFLRKSEKERIEAQNQPFDAKTYCFVVDSKEEYAKGKIKSSQDGKVTVETEDNRTLVVKPEDVYAMNPPKFDKIEDMAMLTHLNEPAVLYNLKDRYTSWMIYTYSGLFCVTVNPYKWLPVYNPEVVDGYRGKKRQEAPPHIFSISDNAYQFMLTDRENQSILITGESGAGKTVNTKRVIQYFATIAATGDLAKKKDSKMKGTLEDQIISANPLLEAFGNAKTVRNDNSSRFGKFIRIHFGTTGKLASADIETYLLEKSRVTFQLKAERSYHIFYQILSNKKPELIELLLITTNPYDYPFISQGEILVASIDDAEELLATDSAIDILGFTPEEKSGLYKLTGAVMHYGNMKFKQKQREEQAEPDGTEVADKTAYLMGLNSSDLLKALCFPRVKVGNEYVTKGQTVDQVHHAVNALSKSVYEKLFLWMVTRINQQLDTKLPRQHFIGVLDIAGFEIFEYNSLEQLCINFTNEKLQQFFNHHMFVLEQEEYKKEGIEWTFIDFGMDLAACIELIEKPMGIFSILEEECMFPKATDTSFKNKLYDQHLGKSNNFQKPKVVKGKAEAHFSLIHYAGTVDYSVSGWLEKNKDPLNETVVGLYQKSSNRLLAHLYATFATTDADGGKKKVAKKKGSSFQTVSALFRENLNKLMSNLRTTHPHFVRCIIPNETKTPGAMEHSLVLHQLRCNGVLEGIRICRKGFPNRILYGDFKQRYRVLNASAVPEGQFIDSKKACEKLLASIDIDHTQYKFGHTKVFFKAGLLGTLEEMRDDRLAKLITRTQAVCRGFLMRVEFQKMMQRRESIFCIQYNIRAFMNVKHWPWMKLFFKIKPLLKSAETEKEMATMKEEFQKTKDELAKSEAKRKELEEKLVTLVQEKNDLQLQVQAESENLLDAEERCDQLIKAKFQLEAKIKEVTERAEDEEEINAELTAKKRKLEDECSELKKDIDDLELTLAKVEKEKHATENKVKNLTEELAGLDETIAKLTREKKALQEAHQQTLDDLQAEEDKVNSLSKLKSKLEQQVDDLESSLEQEKKLRVDLERNKRKLEGDLKLAQESILDLENDKQQLDERLKKKDFEYSQLQSKVEDEQTLSLQLQKKIKELQARIEELEEEIEAERATRAKTEKQRSDYARELEELSERLEEAGGVTSTQIELNKKREAEFLKLRRDLEEATLQHEATVATLRKKHADSAAELAEQIDNLQRVKQKLEKEKSEFKLEIDDLSSSVESVSKSKANLEKICRTLEDQLSEARGKNEETQRSLSELTTQKSRLQSEAGELSRQLEEKESIVSQLSRSKQAFTQQIEELKRQLEEESKAKNALAHALQSSRHDCDLLREQYEEEQEGKAELQRALSKANSEVAQWRTKYETDAIQRTEELEEAKKKLAQRLQDSEEQVEAVNAKCASLEKTKQRLQGEVEDLMVDVERANSLAAALDKKQRNFDKVLAEWKTKCEESQAELEAALKESRSLSTELFKLKNAYEEALDQLETVKRENKNLEQEIADLTEQIAENGKSIHELEKSRKQMELEKADIQMALEEAEAALEHEEAKILRIQLELTQVKSEIDRKIAEKDEEIEQLKRNYQRTVETMQGALDAEVRSRNEAIRLKKKMEGDLNEIEIQLSHANRQAAETLKHLRSVQGQLKDTQLHLDDALRGQEDLKEQLAIVERRANLLQAEVEELRATLEQTERARKLAEQELLDSNERVQLLHTQNTSLIHTKKKLETDLTQLQSEVEDACRDARNAEEKAKKAITDAAMMAEELKKEQDTSAHLERMKKNLEQTVKDLQHRLDEAEQLALKGGKKQIQKLETRIRELEFELEGEQKRNTESVKGLRKYERRVKELTYQSEEDRKNVLRLQDLVDKLQVKVKSYKRQAEEADEQANVHLTKFRKAQHELEEAEERADIAESQVNKLRAKTRDFTSSRMVVHESEE, from the exons ATGAGTAGCGACTCTGAGATGGAAGTGTTCGGCATAGCCGCGCCTTTCCTCCGCAAGTCGGAAAAGGAGAGGATTGAAGCCCAGAACCAGCCCTTTGATGCCAAAACCTATTGCTTTGTGGTTGACTCAAAGGAAGAATATGCCAAGGGGAAAATTAAGAGTAGCCAGGATGGGAAGGTCACCGTGGAGACGGAAGACAACAGG ACCCTGGTGGTTAAACCGGAGGACGTGTATGCCATGAACCCCCCCAAGTTCGACAAGATCGAGGACATGGCCATGCTCACTCACCTGAATGAGCCCGCGGTGCTGTACAACCTCAAGGACCGCTACACGTCCTGGATGATCTAC ACCTATTCGGGCCTCTTCTGTGTCACCGTCAACCCCTACAAGTGGCTGCCGGTGTACAACCCTGAGGTGGTGGACGGCTACCGAGGCAAAAAGCGACAGGAGGCCCCGCCCCACATCTTCTCCATCTCTGACAACGCCTACCAGTTCATGCTGACGG ATCGTGAAAACCAGTCTATCCTGATCAC CGGAGAATCCGGGGCCGGGAAGACTGTGAACACCAAGCGGGTCATCCAGTACTTTGCGACAATCGCAGCCACTGGTGACCTCGCCAAGAAGAAGGACTCCAAAATGAAG GGGACGCTGGAAGATCAAATCATCAGCGCCAACCCCCTGCTGGAGGCCTTTGGCAACGCCAAGACAGTGAGGAACGACAACTCCTCTCGATTT GGCAAATTCATCCGCATCCATTTCGGCACCACTGGGAagctggcctctgcagacattgAAACTT ATCTGCTGGAAAAATCCAGAGTCACCTTCCAGCTGAAGGCTGAGAGGAGCTACCACATCTTCTACCAGATTCTTTccaacaagaagcctgagctgaTTG AGTTGCTGCTGATTACAACCAACCCTTATGACTACCCGTTCATCAGCCAGGGTGAAATCCTGGTGGCCAGCATTGACGATGCCGAGGAACTGTTGGCTACAGAT AGTGCCATCGACATCCTGGGCTTCACTCCAGAGGAGAAATCTGGACTGTATAAACTGACCGGGGCCGTGATGCATTATGGGAACATGAAGTTCAAGCAGAAGCAGCGAGAGGAGCAGGCTGAGCCGGATGGCACCGAAG TGGCCGACAAGACAGCCTACTTGATGGGCCTGAACTCTTCAGACCTCCTCAAAGCCTTGTGCTTTCCTAGAGTGAAAGTCGGGAACGAGTACGTTACAAAGGGCCAAACTGTGGACCAG GTTCATCATGCCGTCAATGCGCTCTCCAAGTCTGTTTATGAAAAGCTCTTCCTGTGGATGGTCACTCGGATTAACCAGCAGCTAGACACGAAGCTCCCAAGACAACACTTCATTGGGGTTTTGGACATTGCGGGTTTTGAAATTTTTGAG TATAACAGCCTGGAGCAGCTGTGCATCAACTTCACCAACGAGAAATTGCAACAGTTTTTCAACCACCACATGTTCGTGCTGGAGCAGGAAGAATACAAGAAGGAAGGCATCGAGTGGACGTTCATCGACTTCGGGATGGACCTGGCCGCCTGCATCGAGCTCATCGAGAAG CCGATGGGCATCTTCTCCATCCTGGAAGAGGAGTGCATGTTCCCCAAGGCGACAGACACCTCCTTCAAGAACAAGCTGTATGACCAGCACCTGGGAAAATCCAACAACTTCCAGAAGCCTAAGGTGGTCAAAGGCAAGGCCGAGGCCCACTTCTCCCTCATTCACTACGCGGGCACCGTGGACTACAGCGTCTCAGGCTGGCTGGAGAAGAACAAGGACCCCCTGAATGAGACGGTCGTGGGGCTGTACCAGAAGTCCTCCAACAGACTCCTAGCGCATCTCTATGCCACCTTTGCTACAACAGATG CTGACGGCGGGAAGAAGAAAGTCGCTAAGAAAAAAGGCTCTTCCTTCCAAACGGTCTCTGCGCTTTTCAGG gaaaacCTGAACAAGCTGATGTCCAACCTCAgaaccacccacccccactttgtACGCTGTATAATACCCAATGAGACTAAGACCCCAG GGGCCATGGAGCACAGTCTGGTCCTGCACCAGCTCAGGTGTAACGGGGTCCTGGAAGGCATCCGCATCTGTCGGAAGGGGTTCCCCAACAGGATCCTGTATGGGGACTTTAAACAAAG ATATCGAGTACTGAATGCCAGTGCTGTCCCAGAGGGCCAGTTCATCGACAGTAAGAAAGCTTGCGAGAAGCTCTTGGCTTCCATTGACATCGACCACACACAGTACAAATTTGGACACACAAAG GTGTTCTTTAAGGCCGGCTTGCTTGGAACCCTGGAAGAGATGCGGGATGACCGCTTGGCCAAACTGATCACTCGGACTCAAGCTGTGTGCAGAGGGTTTCTCATGCGTGTGGAATTCCAGAAGATGATGCAAAGGAG GGAGTCCATCTTCTGCATCCAGTACAACATCCGTGCCTTCATGAATGTCAAGCACTGGCCCTGGATGAAGCTCTTCTTCAAGATCAAGCCGCTACTGAAGAGCGCAGAGACCGAGAAGGAGATGGCCACCATGAAGGAAGAGTTCCAGAAAACCAAAGATGAGCTCGCCAAGTCGGAGGCAaagaggaaggagctggaggaaaAGCTGGTCACCCTGGTGCAAGAGAAGAATGACCTGCAGCTTCAAGTACAGGCT gagagTGAAAATTTGTTGGACGCTGAGGAACGGTGCGACCAGCTGATCAAAGCCAAATTCCAACTGGAGGCCAAAATCAAGGAGGTGACAGAGAGagctgaggatgaggaggagatcAATGCTGAGCTGACGGCCaagaagaggaagctggaggaTGAGTGCTCAGAGCTGAAGAAAGACATCGACGACCTGGAGCTGACCCTGGCCAAGGTTGAGAAGGAGAAGCACGCCACAGAGAACAAG GTAAAAAACCTTACTGAGGAACTGGCCGGGTTAGATGAAACCATTGCAAAGCTAACACGGGAGAAGAAGGCCCTCCAAGAGGCCCACCAGCAGACCCTGGATGACCTCCAGGCTGAAGAAGACAAGGTCAACTCTCTGAGCAAGCTCAAGAGCAAGCTGGAACAGCAAGTGGATGAT CTGGAGAGTTCCCtagaacaagaaaagaagctACGTGTGGACCTGGAAAGGAACAAAAGGAAGCTGGAGGGAGATCTGAAGCTCGCCCAGGAGTCCATATTAGATCTGGAGAATGACAAGCAGCAGCTGGATGAGAGGCTCAAGAA GAAGGACTTTGAATACAGCCAGCTGCAGAGCAAAGTGGAGGACGAGCAGACACTGAGCCTCCAGCTTCAGAAGAAGATCAAAGAGTTACAG GCTCGCATcgaggagctggaggaagagatagaggcagagagagccacCCGGGCCAAGACAGAGAAGCAGCGCAGCGACTATGCCCGcgagctggaggagctgagtgAGCGGCTGGAGGAGGCGGGAGGGGTCACCTCTACCCAGATTGAGTTGAATAAGAAGCGCGAGGCCGAGTTCTTGAAGCTGCGCAGGGACCTGGAGGAGGCCACCTTGCAGCACGAGGCCACCGTGGCCACCCTGCGGAAGAAGCACGCGGACAGCGCGGCCGAGCTGGCGGAGCAGATCGACAACCTGCAGCGCGTCAAGCAGaagctggagaaggagaagagcGAGTTCAAGCTGGAGATCGACGATCTCTCCAGCAGCGTGGAGAGCGTGTCCAAATCCAAG GCCAATCTGGAGAAGATTTGCCGAACTCTGGAGGACCAGTTAAGTGAGGCCAGGGGCAAGAACGAGGAGACCCAGAGGAGCCTGAGTGAGCTGACCACGCAGAAGTCCCGGCTGCAGAGCGAGGCGG GTGAGCTGAGTCGCCaactggaagaaaaggaaagcatcGTATCTCAGCTTTCCAGGAGCAAGCAAGCCTTTACTCAACAGATAGAGGAGCTCAAGAGGCAGTTGGAGGAAGAGAGCAAG gccaAGAACGCACTGGCCCATGCCCTGCAGTCCTCCCGCCATGACTGTGACCTGCTGCGGGAACAGtatgaggaggagcaggaaggcaAGGCTGAGCTGCAGAGGGCGCTGTCCAAGGCCAACAGTGAGGTGGCCCAGTGGAGGACCAAATATGAGACGGACGCCATCCAGCGCacggaggagctggaggaggccaA AAAAAAACTCGCTCAGCGTCTTCAGGATTCGGAGGAGCAGGTTGAGGCCGTGAATGCCAAGTGTGCTTCCTTGGAGAAGACCAAGCAGAGGCTACAAGGGGAGGTGGAGGATCTGATGGTGGATGTGGAAAGAGCCAACTCCCTGGCGGCTGCTCTGGACAAGAAGCAGAGGAACTTTGACAAG GTGCTAGCTGAGTGGAAGACCAAGTGTGAGGAGAGCCAAGCAGAGCTGGAGGCAGCCCTCAAGGAGTCCCGATCCTTGAGCACGGAGCTCTTCAAACTGAAAAATGCCTACGAAGAAGCCTTGGATCAACTGGAAACTGTGAAACGGGAGAATAAGAACTTAGAAC AAGAGATAGCGGATCTCACTGAACAAATTGCGGAGAATGGTAAAAGCATCCACGAGCTAGAGAAATCCAGAAAGCAGATGGAGCTGGAAAAGGCTGATATCCAGATGgcactggaggaagcagag gCAGCCCTTGAGCACGAAGAAGCCAAGATCCTCCGAATCCAGTTAGAACTGACCCAGGTGAAATCAGAGATTGATAGAAAGATTGCAGAGAAGGATGAAGAAATTGAGCAGCTGAAGAGGAACTACCAGAGGACCGTGGAGACCATGCAAGGTGCCCTGGACGCTGAAGTGCGCAGCAGGAATGAGGCCATCCGGCTCAAGAAAAAGATGGAGGGCGACCTCAATGAGATTGAGATCCAGCTGAGCCATGCCAACCGCCAGGCTGCAGAGACCCTCAAGCACCTCCGGAGTGTCCAGGGACAGCTGAAG GACACCCAGCTGCATCTGGATGATGCTCTCCGGGGCCAGGAGGACCTGAAGGAACAGCTGGCGATCGTAGAGCGAAGAGCTAACCTGCTGCAGGCTGAGGTGGAGGAGCTGCGGGCCACGCTGGAGCAGACAGAGAGGGCCCGGAAGCTGGCAGAGCAGGAGCTGCTCGATTCCAATGAGAGGGTGCAGCTGTTGCACACCCAG aaCACCAGCCTCATCCACACCAAGAAGAAGTTGGAGACAGATCTCACACAGCTCCAGAGCGAGGTGGAGGATGCCTGCAGGGATGCAAGGAACGCAGAGGAGAAGGCCAAAAAGGCTATCACTGAC GCTGCCATGATGGCGGAGGAGCTGAAGAAGGAGCAGGACACCAGCGCCCACCTGGAGCGGATGAAGAAGAACCTGGAGCAGACAGTGAAGGACCTGCAGCACCGTCTAGACGAGGCCGAGCAGCTGGCGCTGAAGGGCGGCAAGAAGCAGATCCAGAAACTGGAGACGCGG ATCAGAGAGCTGGAGTTTGAGCTGGAAGGGGAACAGAAAAGGAACACGGAGTCTGTGAAGGGCCTGAGGAAGTATGAGCGTCGGGTGAAGGAGCTCACGTACCAG AGTGAGGAGGACAGGAAGAATGTGCTGAGATTGCAGGATCTTGTGGATAAACTGCAAGTGAAAGTCAAGTCCTACAAGAGGCAGGCCGAGGAGGCT GATGAACAAGCCAATGTTCATCTCACCAAATTCCGGAAAGCCCAGCATGAGCTGGAGGAGGCCGAGGAACGTGCTGACATTGCAGAATCGCAAGTCAATAAACTGCGGGCTAAGACCCGGGACTTCACCTCTAGCCGG ATGGTGGTCCACGAGAGTGAGGAGTAA